In Miscanthus floridulus cultivar M001 chromosome 8, ASM1932011v1, whole genome shotgun sequence, the sequence TCTCCAAGGCAATCAAGAAAAGAAGAGTTGTTTGTGAGGAAAAATTGCAAGAGACAGAGTTGGTCATTGTAGATCTTGAGAGCATAGTCGAGACTTTGTTCAGGAAATTGATCCAGAGCAGAGTCTCTCTCCTCAACACTCTCAGTTTGTAGATAGATTGTGTACCAGCCCCAATCCCTTGCGATTGATCATAATTTTGTAGCATACCTGTAAATGAGCAACTGTACAGAAAATTACTGAAAAGGTCACAGTTTTGGTCAATCTACTATTACCGATTTTACTGTTTATGGATTCCCTGAAAAAAGTActattgtcaagttttaacagTTTAATTATGTTAATTTTTTAGAATACTCAAAAGATGCTCGTCATTATTGACGCTTAAAGAAGGTAATGCTTCAGTAGAGATGTGCATGTTATGTAGATGCCATGTGTTGTCCAAGCAACAAGCAAAGGATCCTCGTGCGGTGGATCTTGCTTCCCACATCTAAAACAAGTCAGCTCCAACACACGAGGTTGAGCATGTAAGTAGCATGAATCCTGCTGAATAAAGCATCTTTACAAATTAAGAATTGCACACTCGCTCCATAACACGCTTGTCACCAATAATAATTGGTTAGCAATCCACTAAAATAAGCTCGAGCGTGCAATTATGTCAAGATCCACCAGTTGAGCTTAACTAACCTGTTGATTATTGCCGCCAATAGCTGGAACATGGCAATGTGATAGCTCATTGGGAGGATAGCTATTGAAATTAAAAAACCAGAACTAAGCCTGAGTCATATAACAGACTCCATGTGCTGTAGCCACCTTTTTTCAAACCATAGTAGTTAGAAAGCAtctggaaaataaaaaggaagaaCTATGTTCGTTCACCATCAACATGATGCCACCTCACACGCTTCTTGGGTATAAATAGGCCTCAGCTGAAGGCCAGAAACATTCAACCCAACATCTGCTATCTCACTTCTCATCTCCACAGCCAACAAACATAAAAGAGCCCAGCAACAGCCATGGCTTGCCACCAAAGATCAATCAGTCTACCTTCTAGGCCTGCCTCCAAAGTTGAGGAGGAGCTGCAAATCCTTGAGGCATGCACCTCTTCGCCCTCGATGACCATCGAGACAATCTCCAATGGTCTAAGGAGGCTTGGAGACATCTACAACTCCATTGAGGAGATTATGTGCCTGCCTAGCAACCAAGTTTGCTCCTCACAACAGAGGAAAATGTTGGATGGAGAGATGGAACGCTCTCTTGAGCTATTGGACCTCTGCAACGTCATGCATGAGGACTTCACCGAGTTGAAGGCCATCGTCCAAGATCTGCAAGTCTCTCTCAGAAAAGCAGATGATGCAGCAATTCAGGCCAAGATCCAGTGTTACTTCCGCTTggtgaagaaggcaaagaaacaTTTCAAGAAGGCTGCAAAGAAGGTTACCTTTGATGAAGACTGCAGGATCTTGCGGCTGTTGAGCAAGGCTAGAGAGATCACTACCTCTCTTCTTGAGTCAACAGTGCATCTCCTAGCCAAGCAAATTGCAATGCCCAAATCATCTATTATCTTGAAGGCGTTCCAGAAGAAAACTCCAGTTATCTGCGAGGAGCAGTTGCAGGTGTTAGTGTAACATCAGAGATATCGAGGATGGAGCAGGACTTCTGTTCAGGAGATTAGTCCAGAGCTGGGTCACACTCCTGA encodes:
- the LOC136477011 gene encoding uncharacterized protein; translation: MACHQRSISLPSRPASKVEEELQILEACTSSPSMTIETISNGLRRLGDIYNSIEEIMCLPSNQVCSSQQRKMLDGEMERSLELLDLCNVMHEDFTELKAIVQDLQVSLRKADDAAIQAKIQCYFRLVKKAKKHFKKAAKKVTFDEDCRILRLLSKAREITTSLLESTVHLLAKQIAMPKSSIILKAFQKKTPVICEEQLQVLV